From the Gemmatimonadales bacterium genome, the window AGCGCAGCGCCACGGGCGCGCCGATCACGACGAACACCAGGCACGCCGCGGCGATCGCGAACTTCTTGTGGATCTCGATCTGGTAGCGCGCCGCCATCTGCCGCAGCGCGACCCGGCGCGCGTCCAGGTCCGCGAGGCGCAGGCGCAGCAGGTTGCCGGCGGAGTCGGCGATGGTGATGCGGTACCCGGCGACCGCCGCCGGCAGCGACGCCGCGGGCGGGCGGACCGCCGGGACCGGAGCGGGGCGCGGCGGCGGCTGCTGGGCGTGCGCGGCGCGCGGCCGCAGCAGGCGGCCCAGGCCGCCGAGCGCGCCGCAGTAGAGGGAGGCGACCTCCAGGGAGCGCTCGGGGCGCATCCCGGTCGTGTCGGCCTGCGGCAGCGGCGTCACGCCGAGCAGGGTGCGCACGTCGTTGCCGAGCGTGGCCTCGCGCTCGCGCCGCAGCGCGGCCAGCGAGAGCAGGTGGCGCCCGAGCTCGGTGCGCATCTCGCACACCGACATCTCCCGGTCGCCCCGGCCGATGTCCTCCCCGGTCCGCTCCAGCGTGTTGGAGATGCCGCGCTTGCGCACGAGGTCGGTGTGGAAGAACACCCGCCGGAACACGGCCGGCTGGGTCCGGTCCTGGTCGAACACGTAGCCGTCGAACAGCGTCAGCCACAGGTCGGTGCGCGTGGCGTTGAAGCGCATGTAGCCGCTGTCGGCGTAGATCGTGCGCCGCCGCTGGTCGCTGCTGAGGTCGTAGATCTGCACGTCCTTGAGCCGGTCGGTGGACTGGTCGATGCGGCCAGCCCGCAGGAAGAACTGCTGCGGGATGACCTCGTTGACCATCTGCTCCTTGAGCTCGAAGGTGGGCCGCTTGCGCGCGATGTCGACCAGCAGCGTCTTCAGCTTGTGATTGGAGGGCGGGAGCACCTGG encodes:
- a CDS encoding LptF/LptG family permease; amino-acid sequence: MKLLSRYLLREHLPPFAFALGALTGLMLLNQVARQFSQLVGKGLPWGVILEVFGLSVPFIVAMTLPMAVLVAVLYAFVRLGADNEITALRASGVNLVALVRPVLLASLGLAIVAFLFIDQVLPPSNHKLKTLLVDIARKRPTFELKEQMVNEVIPQQFFLRAGRIDQSTDRLKDVQIYDLSSDQRRRTIYADSGYMRFNATRTDLWLTLFDGYVFDQDRTQPAVFRRVFFHTDLVRKRGISNTLERTGEDIGRGDREMSVCEMRTELGRHLLSLAALRREREATLGNDVRTLLGVTPLPQADTTGMRPERSLEVASLYCGALGGLGRLLRPRAAHAQQPPPRPAPVPAVRPPAASLPAAVAGYRITIADSAGNLLRLRLADLDARRVALRQMAARYQIEIHKKFAIAAACLVFVVIGAPVALRFPRGGVGLVIGASVLIFGFYYVGLIGGETLADALIVTPFWAMWGANLLMTAIGLVFFLRLNRQRVAARGVSWRERIAVLGRRRKARRA